Proteins from a single region of Phycisphaeraceae bacterium D3-23:
- a CDS encoding type II toxin-antitoxin system HicB family antitoxin yields MVAPKLMHHEFNAVVEPPNGDDPWWIAYCPEVPGANGQGMSEAEALEDLKQAIQLILQTRLEEGMRGVPDSAHAAKVVLE; encoded by the coding sequence ATGGTTGCCCCGAAACTTATGCATCACGAGTTCAATGCGGTGGTCGAGCCGCCCAACGGCGACGACCCGTGGTGGATCGCGTACTGCCCCGAAGTCCCCGGCGCGAACGGCCAGGGTATGTCGGAGGCCGAGGCATTGGAGGACCTGAAGCAGGCGATCCAACTGATCTTGCAGACTCGGCTGGAGGAAGGGATGCGCGGCGTACCCGATAGCGCGCACGCGGCGAAAGTGGTCCTGGAATGA
- a CDS encoding thiamine pyrophosphate-dependent enzyme, with product MTMTRADAAEPDADLAKGKRPSDALGPDKLKSMLYDMMLIRRFEEKTMQAYMQQQIGGFCHIYIGQEAVAVGSIGALKDDDPIVGAYRDHGFALARGMHPNYCMAEMFGKVTGCAKGKGGSMHMFDRDRHMYGGHAIVGGQCPLGAGLAFASQYEEKDNVTLCYLGDGALNQGGFFEAMNLAAIWNLPVIFVLENNSYSMGTHINRGTAMATDLSAKAQAFGMRYAECDGLDVLDVYDTFADQVSKTRNAKNPQWERGNWDKIEYSREGSTPGPAFINVKTYRYQGHSMSDPQKYRSKDEVGEYKDRDPISELVRHMIDNKLATQDDCDAMDKKAKQVSQDSVKFAKDSPEMPEDEMFTDVYANPFGPYKKGEMPNIVTNENSGE from the coding sequence ATGACGATGACACGAGCCGACGCCGCCGAACCCGACGCCGACCTTGCCAAGGGCAAACGCCCCTCCGACGCGCTCGGGCCCGACAAGCTCAAGTCCATGCTCTACGACATGATGCTCATCCGCCGCTTCGAAGAGAAGACGATGCAGGCGTACATGCAGCAGCAGATCGGCGGGTTCTGCCACATCTACATCGGCCAGGAGGCCGTCGCCGTCGGCTCCATCGGCGCACTCAAAGACGACGACCCCATCGTCGGCGCCTACCGCGACCACGGCTTCGCGCTCGCACGCGGCATGCACCCCAACTACTGCATGGCCGAGATGTTCGGCAAGGTCACCGGCTGCGCCAAGGGCAAGGGCGGGTCCATGCACATGTTCGATCGTGACCGCCACATGTACGGCGGACACGCCATCGTCGGCGGCCAATGCCCCCTCGGGGCCGGCCTCGCGTTCGCCTCGCAGTACGAAGAAAAAGACAACGTCACCCTCTGCTACCTCGGCGACGGGGCCCTCAACCAGGGCGGTTTCTTCGAGGCCATGAACCTCGCCGCCATCTGGAACCTGCCCGTCATCTTCGTCCTCGAAAACAACAGCTACTCGATGGGCACCCACATCAACCGCGGCACCGCCATGGCCACCGACCTGAGCGCCAAAGCCCAGGCCTTCGGCATGCGCTACGCCGAGTGCGATGGGCTCGACGTCCTAGATGTCTACGACACCTTCGCCGACCAGGTCAGCAAGACGCGCAACGCCAAAAACCCGCAGTGGGAACGCGGCAACTGGGACAAGATCGAGTACAGCCGGGAGGGCAGCACGCCCGGCCCCGCGTTCATCAACGTCAAGACCTACCGCTACCAGGGCCACTCGATGAGCGACCCGCAGAAGTACCGCAGCAAAGACGAGGTCGGTGAGTACAAAGACCGCGACCCCATCAGCGAGTTGGTCCGCCATATGATCGACAACAAGCTGGCGACCCAGGACGACTGCGACGCGATGGACAAGAAGGCCAAGCAGGTCAGCCAGGACTCGGTGAAGTTCGCCAAGGACTCGCCCGAGATGCCGGAAGACGAGATGTTCACGGATGTCTACGCCAACCCGTTCGGGCCCTACAAGAAGGGCGAGATGCCCAACATCGTGACCAACGAGAACAGCGGTGAATAG
- the bamA gene encoding outer membrane protein assembly factor BamA: protein MARLTVLLAVAWLCVFASPAAAQGFDPEGRLIAEVRIEGLVDVPEELVRNALRTRSGQPYDGDRISADIRRLEMLGRFGPPIESAVRDNGDGTLVVIFRVNEEPALAGISFSGNKAFQTTQLLTRVVLRSGDPIDQSLIERGARAIEQAYEDKGYFATSVSIDEEALADRRELVYRIVEGPKVRILEIRFEGNEVFRDEALEDRIQSEEAYILFFPGHLNRTLLDFDAASIRRYYQDAGYLEADVGRTIALSPNMRDAIVTFQIKEGPRYIVDDIAVRFAREGQPTDRQLFQPRQIEVLAAVVRGGVYSDQRIADTEESIRVWYGRLGYINVNVDIRRVFDRENARVDVEINIDEGSGPTYAGAITVIGNSRTKIEEVLHRINGIEPGRPIDYAGLQLTRQLVSESTLFTGGTVTLLGDPTDPVRDILIEVNERNTGSFNFFVGVNSDLGVNGGISVTQRNFDITDWPESWDEFFGNKAFLGGGQTFNLTLAPGNENSLYEIGFREPHLFETDYFFSFNARFSQSVREKFDEGRSGVRVGLGRRLGDVWTGSLNLRFEQIDIDNIEDDAPVDVFAVQGDSTLSAVGISLTRSTTDSNVSPSRGSRLVLNLDQYGALGGDHDFTKVNLAYNQFWTLNEDFLGRKSILSFSAQMGYIFEDNDEIPLFERFYAGGRNFRGFDHRGVGPRGVRMDTMTLGDDPVGGRFRFITRLEYEVPLYEETVRWAVFTDQGTVSDDFGFDEWRVAIGTGFRFVIPFFGQAPVALDFAVPLISEDGDESEIFSFSIDLPFN from the coding sequence TTGGCTCGATTGACCGTCCTCCTCGCTGTGGCGTGGCTTTGCGTCTTTGCGTCGCCTGCGGCCGCGCAAGGCTTTGACCCCGAGGGCCGGCTCATCGCCGAGGTCCGGATCGAGGGGCTCGTCGATGTGCCCGAAGAGCTCGTGCGCAACGCGCTGCGGACCCGCTCGGGCCAGCCCTACGACGGCGACCGGATCAGCGCCGACATCCGCCGGCTCGAGATGCTTGGGCGGTTTGGCCCCCCCATCGAGTCGGCCGTGCGGGACAACGGCGACGGCACGCTGGTCGTGATCTTCCGCGTCAACGAAGAGCCGGCGCTCGCGGGCATCAGCTTCTCGGGCAACAAGGCGTTCCAGACGACGCAGCTCCTGACGCGTGTCGTGCTGCGCAGCGGCGACCCGATCGACCAGTCGCTCATCGAACGCGGCGCACGCGCGATCGAGCAGGCCTACGAGGACAAGGGCTACTTCGCCACGAGCGTGAGCATCGATGAAGAAGCGCTGGCCGACCGGCGGGAGCTGGTCTACCGCATCGTCGAGGGCCCGAAGGTGCGGATCCTCGAGATCCGGTTCGAGGGCAACGAGGTCTTCCGCGACGAGGCCCTTGAGGACCGGATCCAGAGCGAAGAGGCCTACATCCTGTTCTTCCCCGGGCACCTGAACCGGACGCTGCTGGATTTCGATGCGGCGTCGATCCGGCGGTACTACCAGGACGCGGGCTATCTCGAGGCGGACGTCGGCCGAACGATCGCGCTGTCGCCGAACATGCGTGACGCGATCGTGACGTTCCAGATCAAGGAGGGCCCGCGGTACATCGTCGACGACATCGCGGTGCGTTTCGCGCGCGAGGGCCAGCCGACCGACCGTCAATTGTTCCAGCCCCGGCAGATCGAGGTCCTCGCGGCGGTGGTGCGCGGCGGGGTGTACAGCGACCAGCGCATCGCCGACACCGAAGAGTCCATCCGCGTGTGGTACGGCCGGCTTGGCTATATCAATGTCAACGTCGACATCCGACGGGTCTTCGACCGGGAGAACGCGCGGGTCGATGTCGAGATCAACATCGACGAGGGCTCGGGCCCGACGTATGCCGGGGCGATCACGGTGATCGGCAACTCGCGCACGAAGATCGAGGAGGTCCTGCACCGCATTAATGGCATCGAGCCGGGCCGGCCCATCGACTATGCCGGGCTGCAGCTCACCCGCCAGCTCGTAAGCGAGAGCACGCTGTTCACCGGCGGCACCGTCACCCTGCTGGGCGACCCGACCGACCCGGTCCGCGACATCCTCATCGAGGTCAACGAACGCAACACCGGCTCGTTCAACTTCTTCGTCGGCGTCAACTCCGACCTCGGCGTCAACGGCGGCATCTCCGTCACCCAACGCAACTTCGATATCACCGACTGGCCCGAGAGCTGGGACGAGTTCTTCGGCAACAAGGCGTTCCTCGGCGGCGGGCAGACCTTCAACCTCACCCTCGCGCCCGGCAACGAGAACAGCCTCTACGAGATCGGCTTCCGCGAGCCCCACCTCTTCGAGACCGACTACTTCTTCAGCTTCAACGCACGCTTCTCGCAGAGCGTCCGCGAAAAATTCGATGAAGGCCGCTCCGGCGTCCGCGTCGGGCTCGGGCGTCGGCTGGGCGATGTCTGGACCGGGTCCCTCAACCTCCGCTTCGAGCAGATCGATATCGACAACATCGAAGACGACGCGCCGGTCGACGTCTTCGCCGTCCAGGGCGACAGCACGCTCTCGGCCGTCGGCATCTCGCTCACCCGCTCGACCACCGACTCCAACGTCAGCCCCAGCCGGGGCAGCCGACTCGTCCTCAACCTCGACCAGTACGGCGCGCTGGGCGGCGACCACGACTTCACCAAGGTCAACCTCGCCTACAACCAATTCTGGACGCTCAACGAAGACTTCCTGGGCCGAAAGAGCATCCTCAGCTTCAGCGCGCAGATGGGTTACATCTTCGAAGACAACGACGAGATCCCGCTGTTCGAACGCTTCTACGCCGGCGGCCGAAACTTCCGCGGGTTCGACCACCGCGGCGTCGGGCCACGCGGCGTCCGCATGGACACCATGACCTTGGGCGACGACCCCGTCGGCGGACGCTTCCGCTTTATCACCCGGCTCGAATACGAAGTCCCGCTCTACGAAGAGACCGTCCGCTGGGCCGTCTTCACCGACCAGGGCACGGTCTCCGACGACTTCGGCTTCGACGAGTGGCGCGTCGCGATCGGCACCGGCTTCCGCTTCGTCATCCCGTTCTTCGGCCAGGCCCCGGTCGCCCTCGACTTCGCAGTCCCCCTCATCAGCGAGGACGGCGACGAGTCCGAGATCTTCAGCTTCAGCATCGACCTGCCGTTTAACTAA
- a CDS encoding DUF6056 family protein, whose translation MQTTPTESNGDGASVAWRLGGRLPGLLLLGAMLIAVGVFFALSFYAHPQTDDFCEATDVREMGVVATIQYRYATWTGRYFYILVEANTVNHLDLTTRFWVVGVVTLSLVWLAVFAFVSSITRGTLPRLQTAGLSLALMALYLVLLPKPAHAFYWLTGAATNQLALVTLLFAFALLLRDPAKQGRAKRIASMVVAALCVAASVGSYDTTMLMLLGLLMVGSVIALIARDARRLPWLVALGAGLASAAVVLAAPGNGVREELFEKASVWQAIDYSITNSLKWLVPYLLSPAVLVASLLFVPMGWALSRPLRAMAGGRPGWMLGFIPLWGLMIVCAWLPAQYMMQGNPPPRTLNPVSMFVLVGVFASIVIVLAQREALPGKSLALPRGLVSAAQVALALVLMTQGNANTALLQLKGEAGAYDRAMRQRYATIREAKARGLTQVTVPPSPALPTMLIHKELTADPDAYPNWAAARYWDLTWIALEPEEARVVSAAPGFED comes from the coding sequence ATGCAGACAACGCCTACCGAGTCGAATGGAGATGGGGCCTCGGTCGCGTGGCGGTTGGGCGGGAGGCTTCCGGGCTTGCTGCTGCTGGGGGCGATGCTGATTGCCGTCGGCGTGTTTTTTGCGCTGAGCTTCTACGCACACCCGCAGACGGATGATTTCTGCGAGGCGACCGATGTGCGCGAGATGGGGGTCGTCGCGACGATCCAGTACCGCTACGCGACGTGGACCGGGCGGTACTTCTACATCCTCGTCGAGGCGAACACGGTCAACCACCTGGACCTGACGACGCGGTTCTGGGTGGTCGGCGTGGTGACGCTGTCGCTGGTCTGGCTCGCGGTGTTTGCGTTCGTGTCGAGCATCACACGCGGGACGTTGCCGCGTTTGCAGACGGCGGGCCTGTCGCTTGCACTGATGGCGCTGTACCTCGTCCTGCTGCCCAAGCCGGCCCACGCGTTCTACTGGCTGACGGGCGCGGCGACGAACCAGCTCGCGCTGGTGACGCTGCTGTTTGCGTTCGCGCTGCTGCTGCGCGACCCGGCGAAACAGGGGCGCGCAAAACGTATTGCGTCGATGGTCGTCGCGGCGCTGTGTGTCGCGGCGTCGGTCGGGTCGTACGACACGACGATGCTGATGCTGCTCGGGCTGCTGATGGTGGGTTCAGTCATCGCGCTCATCGCGCGGGATGCGCGTCGGCTGCCTTGGCTGGTCGCGCTGGGCGCGGGGCTCGCGAGCGCCGCGGTCGTACTGGCCGCGCCGGGCAACGGGGTGCGCGAAGAGCTGTTTGAGAAGGCCTCGGTGTGGCAGGCGATCGACTACTCCATCACGAACTCGCTCAAGTGGCTCGTGCCGTACCTGCTGAGCCCGGCGGTGCTGGTGGCGTCGCTGCTGTTCGTCCCGATGGGCTGGGCGCTAAGCCGGCCGCTGCGGGCGATGGCGGGGGGGCGCCCGGGCTGGATGCTCGGGTTCATCCCGCTGTGGGGGTTGATGATCGTGTGTGCCTGGCTGCCCGCGCAGTACATGATGCAGGGCAACCCGCCGCCGCGCACGCTGAACCCGGTGAGCATGTTCGTGCTGGTGGGGGTGTTCGCGTCGATCGTGATCGTGCTGGCGCAGCGCGAGGCGCTGCCGGGTAAGTCTTTAGCGTTGCCGCGCGGGCTCGTCTCAGCGGCGCAGGTCGCCCTGGCGCTGGTACTGATGACACAGGGCAACGCGAATACGGCGCTGTTGCAGCTCAAGGGCGAGGCCGGGGCGTACGACCGCGCGATGCGGCAGCGCTACGCCACGATCCGGGAGGCCAAGGCGCGGGGGTTGACGCAGGTCACGGTGCCGCCGAGCCCGGCGCTGCCGACGATGCTGATCCACAAGGAGCTGACGGCCGACCCGGATGCGTACCCGAACTGGGCGGCGGCGCGGTACTGGGACTTGACGTGGATCGCGCTGGAGCCGGAGGAGGCGCGCGTGGTGAGCGCGGCGCCGGGGTTTGAAGACTGA